The DNA segment ATCACATTAAAGGCTTATGAACATCAATTGGTGGATGCATCTGCAGCAAAAATTGTTGAAACTGTGAAAAAGAATGGAGCAACTGTGAGCGGACCGGTTCCGCTTCCGACAAAGAAGGAAGTTGTTACTATCTTGAGATCTGTACACAAGTATAAAGATTCCAGAGAACAGTTTGAGCAGAGAACCCACAAGAGACTAATTGATATCATTGCACCGACACAGAAGACAGTTGATGCATTATCACGTCTTGAGATGCCGGCTGGTGTCTATATTGATATCAAGATGAAGACAAAATAAGCGTTAGTTGATTGAAAAAATCCTAAGTTTTTTGATATAGAAGAAACACTTCGCAGGAATCAACATCCCATCCCATATGGGTTATAGTGTTCCACTTATATCAACTGTGCTAGGATGAGCTCCGCGATATGCGGTGCTCCGCTGTAGAACAACAGGAGGTAAAAGAATGAAGAAAGCAATTTTAGCTACAAAAGTTGGAATGACTCAGATCTTTAATGAAGATGGAACGGTTATTCCGGTAACTGTATTGCAGGCGGGTCCTTGTGCCGTTACTCAGATTAAGACACAGGATAACGATGGTTACAGTGCAGTTCAGGTCGGTTTTACTGAGAAGAGAGAAAAACTTATCAATAAACCGATAAAAGGGCAGTTTGATAAGGCCAGGGTGTCTTACAGAAGATTCTTAAAAGAATTCAGACTGGATGATGCCGAAGATTATAAATTAGGACAGGAAATTAAGGCGGACATTTTTGAAACCGGCGATAAAGTTGATGCAACTGCTGTTTCTAAGGGAAAAGGATTCCAGGGTGCCATTAAGAGACATAATCAGTCCAGAGGACCTATGGCTCATGGCTCCAAATATCATCGCCATGCAGGATCCAATGGTTCGGCATCTGATCCGAGCAAGGTGTTTAAGGGAAAAAAGATGCCTGGACACATGGGTGGAAAACAGATCACTGTTCAGAATCTTGAGATTATACGCATTGATTCCGATAACAATTTACTGCTGGTCAAAGGATCTGTCCCAGGACCTAAGAAAGCACTGGTAACGATTAAGGAAACAGTGAAGACTGCAAAATAATGGGAAGGAGGACTAACAGATGTCAAATGTATCTGTTTTAAATATGGAAGGCAAGGAAGTTGGCACCCTTGAACTGAATGATGCAATATTTGGTGCAAAGATTAAAGAACACCTCGTACATCAGGCAGTAGTGCTGCAACTTGCAAATAATCGTCAGGGAACACAGAAAGCTAAAACACGTTCCGAAGTAAGGGGCGGGGGAAGAAAGCCATGGAGACAAAAAGGAACCGGTCATGCGAGACAGGGATCCATCCGGGCACCGCAGTGGACAGGCGGCGGAGTTGTATTCGCACCGCAACCAAGAGACTACTCGTTCAAGATGAATAAGAAAGAAAAAAGAGCTGCTCTTCTGTCAGCATTGACAAGCAAAGTTCAGGATAAAAAATTCATCGTCCTCGATGAATTGAAACTTGACAATGTTAAGACAAAAGACATGAAGAAAGTTCTGGACAATCTAAATGTATCAAGTGCAATCCTTGTTCTTGGAAAAGAAAATGAGAATGTAGTGTTATCAGCGAGAAATCTCCCGGGAGTAGCTGCTACGACCGTGAATACACTGAATGTATATGACCTGCTGAAATACAACACTGTAATCGCTACGAAAGCAAGTGTTGCATCTATTGAGGAGGTGTACGCATAATGGCAAAGCTGAATTATTATGATGTAATCTTAAAACCAGTTGTGACTGAGAAGAGCATGAGCTCCATGGGCGAGAAGAGATACACATTCTTAGTTCATCCGGAAGCGAATAAGACACAGATCAAAGATGCTGTTGAAAAGATGTTTGACGGAACAAAGGTAAAAAGTGTCAATACCATGAATGTACTCGGAAAGAAAAAACGCCGTGGAATGGTAGTAGGAAAGACAGCTAAGACGAAGAAGGCAGTCGTTTCTCTGACAGACGACAGCAAGGACATCGAGCTCTTTGAGAGTCTGTAAAATAAGACAGAAATTAGAAAGGAGTTAATAGAATGGGAATCAAAAGTTTTAACCCATATACACCTTCCAGAAGACATATGACTACTTCTGATTTCTCCGAGATTACAAAATCTACACCGGAGAAATCTCTGCTGACATCTCTGGACAACAATTCTGGACGTAATAACCAGGGTAAGATTACAGTAAGACATCGCGGAGGCAAGGGCAGAAGACAATATAGAATTATTGATTTTAAAAGATATAAAGACGATATACCTGCGACTGTGAAATCTATCGAATATGATCCGAACAGGACAGCTAACATCGCTTTGATCTGCTACGCAGACGGAGAAAAATCATATATTCTTGCACCGGAAGGACTGAAAGTCGGCACAAAAATTATGAATGGCCCAAATGCTGAAGTACGTATCGGAAACTGCCTGCCATTATCATGTGTACCTGTTGGTACGAATGTTCACAATATTGAACTGCATGTAGGAAAAGGCGGACAGATGGTTCGCTCAGCGGGAGGCGATGCTCAGCTCATGGCAAAAGAGGGCAAATATGCCACCCTTCGTCTTCCTTCAGGAGAGATGAGAATGGTTCCGATTCAGTGCAGAGCTACAGTTGGGACGGTAGGAAATGGTGACCACAGCCTGATTACAATCGGCAAGGCTGGACGTAAACGTCACATGGGTATTCGTCCGACTGTTCGTGGATCTGTTATGAACCCAAATGACCATCCACATGGAGGTGGAGAGGGCAAGGCACCAGTTGGACGCCCGGGGCCAAGCACACCTTGGGGCAAGCCTGCTCTTGGATATAAGACAAGAAAGAAAAATAAACATTCCAATAAATATATTATTAGAAGAAGAGATGGGAAAGCATTATCTAAATAAGGAGGTTATTTGAATGGCTCGTTCACTGAAAAAGGGACCATTTGCAGATGAAAGCTTACTGAAAAAGATCGACGCTGCAAACGAGTCCAAAGATAAAACAGTAATAAAGACATGGTCAAGACGGTCTACAATCTTCCCGTCATTCGTCGGACACACAATTGCTGTTCACGATGGCAGAAAACATGTCCCGGTTTATGTTACAGAAGATATGGTCGGACACAAACTGGGAGAGTTTGTCGCAACCAGAACCTATAGAGGACATAGCAAAGACGAAAAGAAATCTGCAATTCGCTAGTGACAAAAACCCCTTATGGGATTGAAAGGAGGCCTACTAATCATGGCTAAAGGACACAGAAGTCAGATTAAGAGAGCAAGAAATGAAGAAAAAGATACAAGACCTTCAGCGAAACTGTCATATGCTAGAATGTCAGTTCAGAAGGCTTGCTTTGTACTAGATGCAATTCGTGGAAAAGATGTTGAGACTGCACTCGGCATCCTGACCTATAACCCGAGATACGCCTCGGATGTGATCAAAAAACTGCTGGAATCCGCTGTTGCAAATGCTGAAAATAACAACGGATTAAGCAAAGAGAACCTCTATGTAGCTGAGTGCTATGCGAATAAAGCGCCGACTATGAAGAGAATTAAACCAAGAGCACAAGGCAGAGCGTATCGAATCGAAAAGAGAAACAGTCATATCTCTATCGTGTTAGATGAAAGATAAGGAGGGTAAGAATGGGACAGAAAGTTAACCCACATGGCATCAGAGTCGGAGTCATCAAAGACTGGGATTCAAAATGGTATGCACAAGGCGATTTTGCCGATTGTTTAGTCGAAGACTATAATATCAGAAACTTTTTAAAGAAAAAATT comes from the Blautia liquoris genome and includes:
- the rpsJ gene encoding 30S ribosomal protein S10, which produces MASQVMRITLKAYEHQLVDASAAKIVETVKKNGATVSGPVPLPTKKEVVTILRSVHKYKDSREQFEQRTHKRLIDIIAPTQKTVDALSRLEMPAGVYIDIKMKTK
- the rplC gene encoding 50S ribosomal protein L3 encodes the protein MKKAILATKVGMTQIFNEDGTVIPVTVLQAGPCAVTQIKTQDNDGYSAVQVGFTEKREKLINKPIKGQFDKARVSYRRFLKEFRLDDAEDYKLGQEIKADIFETGDKVDATAVSKGKGFQGAIKRHNQSRGPMAHGSKYHRHAGSNGSASDPSKVFKGKKMPGHMGGKQITVQNLEIIRIDSDNNLLLVKGSVPGPKKALVTIKETVKTAK
- the rplD gene encoding 50S ribosomal protein L4, with protein sequence MSNVSVLNMEGKEVGTLELNDAIFGAKIKEHLVHQAVVLQLANNRQGTQKAKTRSEVRGGGRKPWRQKGTGHARQGSIRAPQWTGGGVVFAPQPRDYSFKMNKKEKRAALLSALTSKVQDKKFIVLDELKLDNVKTKDMKKVLDNLNVSSAILVLGKENENVVLSARNLPGVAATTVNTLNVYDLLKYNTVIATKASVASIEEVYA
- the rplW gene encoding 50S ribosomal protein L23, with product MAKLNYYDVILKPVVTEKSMSSMGEKRYTFLVHPEANKTQIKDAVEKMFDGTKVKSVNTMNVLGKKKRRGMVVGKTAKTKKAVVSLTDDSKDIELFESL
- the rplB gene encoding 50S ribosomal protein L2: MGIKSFNPYTPSRRHMTTSDFSEITKSTPEKSLLTSLDNNSGRNNQGKITVRHRGGKGRRQYRIIDFKRYKDDIPATVKSIEYDPNRTANIALICYADGEKSYILAPEGLKVGTKIMNGPNAEVRIGNCLPLSCVPVGTNVHNIELHVGKGGQMVRSAGGDAQLMAKEGKYATLRLPSGEMRMVPIQCRATVGTVGNGDHSLITIGKAGRKRHMGIRPTVRGSVMNPNDHPHGGGEGKAPVGRPGPSTPWGKPALGYKTRKKNKHSNKYIIRRRDGKALSK
- the rpsS gene encoding 30S ribosomal protein S19 translates to MARSLKKGPFADESLLKKIDAANESKDKTVIKTWSRRSTIFPSFVGHTIAVHDGRKHVPVYVTEDMVGHKLGEFVATRTYRGHSKDEKKSAIR
- the rplV gene encoding 50S ribosomal protein L22: MAKGHRSQIKRARNEEKDTRPSAKLSYARMSVQKACFVLDAIRGKDVETALGILTYNPRYASDVIKKLLESAVANAENNNGLSKENLYVAECYANKAPTMKRIKPRAQGRAYRIEKRNSHISIVLDER